A genome region from Alkalimarinus coralli includes the following:
- a CDS encoding putative RNA methyltransferase, producing MNNAEAESGSLICPVCQQPLKRKEKQFCCNNNHQYDVAKQGYVNLLLPQHKKSKQPGDSLEMVEARYRFLDAGYYKPISDKLNEFILNDYLSKSREAASYHIADAGSGEGYYTEKLQQHLNTAFDSNPPSQQQGALKRAGIIGFDISQRAVKASCRRTKSIQWVTATSSHIPIKSDSQSAVLCLFSRIVPEEFRRILKQDGLLYVASTGPEHLIELREKLYQDVKQQAYNPTSTLENEFVTLEPSLCSNIKYKIELTTSQAISDLLLMTPHYWRATESAKSIIKNLDSIEVTIDVFLTGYRPCQE from the coding sequence ATGAATAATGCCGAAGCTGAAAGCGGCTCACTCATATGCCCCGTTTGTCAGCAGCCTCTCAAACGAAAGGAAAAGCAATTCTGCTGCAACAATAATCACCAGTATGACGTAGCAAAACAAGGCTACGTCAACTTACTGCTACCACAACACAAAAAGAGTAAACAGCCAGGTGATAGTTTGGAAATGGTTGAGGCACGCTACCGGTTTCTCGACGCGGGGTATTACAAACCAATATCTGACAAGTTAAACGAGTTTATTCTAAACGACTACCTTAGCAAAAGTAGAGAGGCAGCAAGCTACCACATTGCCGATGCAGGTAGCGGCGAAGGGTATTATACGGAGAAGCTACAACAACACTTAAACACTGCATTTGACTCGAATCCCCCCTCTCAGCAACAGGGCGCACTAAAAAGAGCCGGCATCATTGGTTTTGATATCTCTCAACGAGCCGTCAAAGCATCCTGCAGACGAACTAAGTCGATACAATGGGTCACTGCAACATCTAGCCATATCCCCATTAAGAGCGACTCTCAGAGTGCTGTGCTCTGTTTGTTTTCTCGAATTGTCCCTGAAGAGTTCAGGCGTATCCTTAAGCAGGATGGTTTATTGTATGTTGCATCAACCGGGCCCGAGCACCTGATAGAACTACGGGAAAAGCTGTATCAAGACGTAAAACAACAAGCATATAACCCCACGAGCACACTCGAAAACGAGTTTGTAACCCTAGAGCCGTCTCTCTGCTCAAATATAAAATACAAAATCGAGCTTACTACTTCCCAGGCAATCAGCGACTTACTTTTAATGACCCCCCATTATTGGCGAGCAACTGAGTCTGCAAAGTCAATAATAAAGAACCTGGATTCAATCGAAGTGACGATCGATGTTTTCCTCACAGGCTACAGACCATGTCAGGAATAA